In Chryseobacterium turcicum, a single window of DNA contains:
- a CDS encoding four helix bundle protein encodes MKSHRIEDLKVWSKSMALVKEVYLVTAELPNEERFGLLSQIRRCAVSIPSNIAEGAGRNNKNEFYQFLGIAFGSTYELQTQLQLLIDLNFISETKIIPLKELLTEIQKMIYSLKTSLKL; translated from the coding sequence ATGAAATCGCACCGAATTGAAGATTTGAAAGTTTGGAGCAAATCAATGGCTTTAGTAAAAGAAGTCTATTTGGTTACTGCAGAATTGCCAAATGAAGAAAGGTTTGGTTTACTTTCTCAAATCAGAAGATGTGCAGTCTCAATACCATCTAATATCGCAGAAGGAGCAGGAAGAAATAATAAAAACGAATTTTATCAATTTCTTGGAATTGCGTTTGGCTCTACATATGAGCTACAAACTCAGTTACAATTATTAATAGATTTAAATTTTATTTCTGAAACGAAAATAATTCCTTTAAAAGAACTTTTAACTGAGATACAGAAAATGATTTATTCATTGAAGACAAGTTTAAAATTATAA